AATGAAGTAGTTGACCCTCTGCGCCTGGCGCAGGCTTTCAACCAGACCTTCCTCTTTCATCCGCGCCAGATGTTGCGATGTCGCTGAAGGGCTAAGGCCAGTAATGGCGCTCAGTTCACCCGCAGAGGTGCCCGGCGCGTCGCACAGCATGCAGAGGATCAGCAGCCGGTGCGGGTTGCTCATCGCTTTCAGTAAGCCGGATGCCTGCTCAGCCTGTTTCTGAAGTAACGGGATATCGGGTTTGGTCATGGTTGTTTAGTTTTTTCTAAATTTAGATAAATCTAAAGTAAAGAGCGAAAGAATTCAAGCACTGAATAAATCCTTAACATTTTTGGTTTGAATTCTCTTCAACACCTTCGTTTACTGAGGGTTATGTGTGGCGATGTTTCCGGAGAAGAATGTGAAGGTTTTGAAATATGCGCTCTGCGCTGTCAGCGTCTGGGTTCATGGCGCGAGCGCCTGGAGTAATGCCTTGCCCGTCGGGCCTGCGGCAGGCGATCAATCGCTTTCACCTTTTTATATCTGGGACGGTTCTTTACCTGCGAACCCCGGCATGATGCTGCGCGAAGAGCCGCTTCCCGCACAGCCGGAAATCACCGCAGCCAGCAAGTCGCAACGCATTCTGTATACCTCGCGCGATAAACGCTGGAACGCCGGAATTGTGCCGGTCAGCGGTGCGCTTTGGTTCCCGAAAGGCAATCCACCGGCCGGAGGCTGGCCGGTTCTCGCCTGGGCGCACGGTACGCTGGGCGTTGCCGATAGCTGTGCGCCGTCGTGGACTAACCCGACAGCACGGGATGCGCACTATATTAACCAGTGGCTCCAGCAGGGTTTTGCGGTTGTCGCCACCGATTATCAGGGGCTCGGTGGGCCGGGGCCGCATCCGTATATGAACTGGGAAGCGGAAGGACGTTCGGTGCTCGACAGCTTACGCGCGGCGTTACAGGCCTATCCGCAGCAGCTCGCGAATAACCTGGTGATCAGCGGCCAGTCGCAGGGATCGGGCGCGTCGCTTGGCGCCAGCCTGATTGCGCCGGATTACGCCCCGGAATTGAAACTGCGCGCCACCCTTGCCACGGGGGTGGTGGCAACGTTTCCGGATGGGCCAGTGAAACCCGGCAATGCGCGTCCGGGCAATCGCGATCCATCACGCTTTACGATGTTACGATTGATTGGCGGCTCGTTGCCGGATGGCGCGCCGCCCGCTGAAAAGTGGGTAACAGAAAAGGGTGCGAAGTTGCTGGCATTGGCGAAAACCGCCTGTATGAGCGAGCTGGGCCGCTATGAGCGCCACGAAAA
Above is a genomic segment from Kosakonia radicincitans DSM 16656 containing:
- a CDS encoding ArsR/SmtB family transcription factor, whose product is MTKPDIPLLQKQAEQASGLLKAMSNPHRLLILCMLCDAPGTSAGELSAITGLSPSATSQHLARMKEEGLVESLRQAQRVNYFIKDEAVGKIISTLKGLYCPQE
- a CDS encoding lipase family protein, with product MKVLKYALCAVSVWVHGASAWSNALPVGPAAGDQSLSPFYIWDGSLPANPGMMLREEPLPAQPEITAASKSQRILYTSRDKRWNAGIVPVSGALWFPKGNPPAGGWPVLAWAHGTLGVADSCAPSWTNPTARDAHYINQWLQQGFAVVATDYQGLGGPGPHPYMNWEAEGRSVLDSLRAALQAYPQQLANNLVISGQSQGSGASLGASLIAPDYAPELKLRATLATGVVATFPDGPVKPGNARPGNRDPSRFTMLRLIGGSLPDGAPPAEKWVTEKGAKLLALAKTACMSELGRYERHEKLDGSAAFIGGSAQVTNALLPVTDMPVKAFPAPLFAATGLADHTLSPHHQYAAVAALCAGGNAVEWKTYPGITHNGTVNVAFADELKFVRGVMENAPQPNSCGSLQPPGKLQQPTKGVAFN